A region from the Natronoarchaeum mannanilyticum genome encodes:
- a CDS encoding PHP domain-containing protein has protein sequence MTYADLHVHTTASDGELTPERLPEAARDAGVEVVAVTDHDRLHPDLDRPVTTRDSVTVIRGIELRVEAAGGQRVDLLGYGARATAGLDAEIERLQRDRVERARAIVESVEDRTGVDLDVEIHEGVGRPHIARAIAAESDLPHNYQDAFDELIGNDCPCYVARSIPSFERGRRLLDDACGLVGLAHPLRYGDPAAALELTSELDAVERYYPYGRSVDRAPVERAIREHDLLATGGSDAHDEQLGLAGLSASEYRPIAEAVEDAGET, from the coding sequence ATGACCTACGCGGATCTCCACGTCCACACGACCGCGTCGGACGGCGAGTTGACGCCCGAGCGGCTGCCCGAGGCCGCGCGCGACGCCGGCGTCGAGGTCGTCGCGGTGACCGACCACGACCGGCTCCACCCCGATCTCGACCGGCCCGTGACGACGCGCGACAGCGTCACCGTGATCCGCGGGATCGAGCTGCGCGTCGAGGCGGCGGGCGGGCAGCGCGTCGACCTGCTGGGGTACGGCGCGCGAGCGACCGCGGGGCTCGACGCCGAGATCGAGCGGCTGCAGCGCGACCGCGTCGAGCGGGCCCGGGCGATCGTCGAGTCGGTCGAAGACCGGACCGGCGTCGACCTCGACGTCGAGATCCACGAGGGCGTCGGGCGGCCCCACATCGCGCGGGCGATCGCCGCCGAGTCCGATCTTCCCCACAACTACCAGGACGCCTTCGACGAGCTGATCGGGAACGACTGTCCGTGTTACGTCGCTCGCTCGATCCCGTCGTTCGAGCGGGGCCGCCGGCTGCTCGACGACGCCTGCGGGCTCGTCGGGCTGGCCCACCCGCTGCGGTACGGCGATCCCGCGGCGGCGCTCGAGCTGACGAGCGAGCTCGACGCCGTCGAGCGGTACTACCCCTACGGCCGGTCCGTCGATCGCGCGCCGGTCGAGCGGGCGATCCGCGAGCACGACCTGCTCGCGACGGGCGGCAGCGACGCCCACGACGAGCAGTTGGGGCTGGCGGGCCTCTCGGCGTCGGAGTACCGGCCGATCGCGGAGGCCGTCGAGGACGCCGGGGAGACGTGA
- a CDS encoding ABC transporter ATP-binding protein — MSGVDLDDDDPFEEQREQVENPMKRLFLTYGRDNASQLSVGVVGSVFSRVLDLLPPLILGVTIDAVFNQTGPFDLPLVPQAWVPEGQTAQFWFAVGIIAASFLFAAVFHWVRNWGFNAAAQNIQHSIRTDTYDKMQRLNMDFFADKQTGEMMSILSNDVNRLERFLNDGMNSLFRLVVMVFGIAGILFWMNWQLALVALLPVPLIAAFTYWFIQIIQPKYKEVRSTVGKVNSRLENNLGGITVIKSSNTEPYESERVEDVSQDYFDANWDAIDTRIKFFPGLRVFAGIGFVITFLVGGIWVFQGPPGPMTGDLEVGTFTAFILYTQRFIWPMAQFGQIINMYQRARASSARIFGLMDEPARIAENPDADELVVEEGRVEYDDVTFGYDDSEARRASDQSSEEHGDSRGAETIVEDVSFDVEGGETLALVGPTGAGKSTILKLLMRLYDVDDGEIRIDGTDVRDVTLPSLRESIGYVSQDTFLFYGTVAENITYGTFDADREAVIEAAKAAEAHEFIQNLPDGYDTEVGERGVKLSGGQRQRISIARAVLRDPEILVLDEATSDVDTETEMLIQRSLDELTEDRTTFAIAHRLSTIKDADEIVVLEDGEIVERGRHDDLIGNDGLYAHLWGVQAGEIDELPEEFVQRAARRQARTEVDMDDDD; from the coding sequence ATGAGCGGCGTCGATCTCGACGACGACGATCCCTTCGAGGAGCAGCGGGAGCAGGTCGAGAACCCGATGAAGCGGCTCTTTCTCACGTACGGCCGGGACAACGCGTCCCAACTGTCGGTCGGCGTCGTCGGGAGCGTGTTCTCGCGGGTGCTCGACCTGCTGCCGCCGCTGATCCTCGGCGTCACGATCGACGCCGTCTTCAACCAGACGGGGCCGTTCGATCTGCCGCTGGTTCCGCAGGCGTGGGTCCCCGAGGGCCAGACCGCGCAGTTCTGGTTCGCCGTCGGCATCATCGCGGCGTCGTTCCTGTTCGCCGCCGTCTTCCACTGGGTCAGAAACTGGGGGTTCAACGCGGCCGCCCAGAACATCCAGCACTCGATCCGGACCGACACGTACGACAAGATGCAGCGGCTCAACATGGACTTCTTCGCGGACAAGCAGACCGGCGAGATGATGTCGATCCTCTCGAACGACGTCAACCGATTAGAGCGGTTCCTCAACGACGGGATGAACTCGCTGTTCCGGCTGGTCGTGATGGTGTTCGGGATCGCGGGCATCCTGTTCTGGATGAACTGGCAGCTGGCGCTCGTGGCGCTGTTGCCGGTCCCGCTGATCGCCGCCTTCACCTACTGGTTCATCCAGATCATCCAGCCCAAGTACAAGGAGGTGCGCTCGACGGTCGGCAAGGTCAACTCCCGGCTTGAGAACAACCTCGGCGGCATCACCGTCATCAAGTCCTCGAACACCGAGCCCTACGAGTCCGAGCGCGTCGAGGACGTCTCGCAGGACTACTTCGACGCCAACTGGGACGCCATCGACACGCGGATCAAGTTCTTCCCCGGCCTGCGCGTGTTCGCCGGGATCGGCTTCGTGATCACCTTTCTCGTCGGCGGCATCTGGGTGTTTCAGGGGCCGCCCGGGCCGATGACGGGCGATCTGGAGGTCGGGACGTTCACGGCGTTCATCCTCTACACGCAGCGCTTTATCTGGCCGATGGCCCAATTCGGACAGATCATCAACATGTACCAGCGCGCCAGAGCGTCCAGCGCCCGGATCTTCGGGCTGATGGACGAGCCGGCTCGCATCGCGGAAAACCCCGACGCCGACGAGTTGGTCGTCGAGGAGGGGCGCGTCGAGTACGACGACGTCACGTTCGGCTACGACGATAGCGAGGCGCGACGCGCCTCGGATCAGTCGAGCGAGGAGCACGGCGACTCGCGAGGCGCCGAGACGATCGTCGAGGACGTCAGCTTCGACGTCGAGGGCGGCGAGACGCTCGCGCTCGTCGGGCCGACCGGCGCGGGCAAGTCGACGATCCTCAAACTCCTGATGCGCCTGTACGACGTCGACGACGGCGAGATACGGATCGACGGCACCGACGTGCGCGACGTGACGCTGCCGAGCCTGCGCGAGTCGATCGGCTACGTCAGCCAGGACACGTTTCTGTTCTACGGCACCGTCGCCGAGAACATCACGTACGGCACGTTCGACGCCGACCGCGAGGCCGTGATCGAGGCCGCGAAGGCCGCCGAGGCCCACGAGTTCATCCAGAACCTGCCCGACGGCTACGACACGGAGGTCGGCGAGCGCGGCGTCAAGCTCTCGGGCGGCCAGCGCCAGCGCATCTCGATCGCCCGCGCGGTGCTGCGGGACCCCGAGATCCTCGTGCTCGACGAGGCGACCAGCGACGTCGACACCGAGACGGAGATGCTGATCCAGCGCAGCCTCGACGAGCTCACCGAGGACCGGACCACCTTCGCGATCGCCCACCGGCTCTCGACGATCAAGGACGCCGACGAGATCGTCGTCCTCGAAGACGGCGAGATCGTCGAGCGCGGCCGCCACGACGACCTGATCGGCAACGACGGCCTCTACGCTCACCTCTGGGGCGTCCAGGCCGGCGAGATCGACGAGCTGCCCGAGGAGTTCGTCCAGCGCGCGGCCCGGCGACAGGCGCGTACGGAAGTCGACATGGACGACGACGACTGA
- a CDS encoding metal-dependent hydrolase: MVDVMGHVAMGLLWAIPAWFVWTDRASLAFIGIAAVAALLPDIDLFLSQWFPAAIHHHGITHTVVAVLGASVVAGALTAVAFAGPFERWTRGERFDRTSAFVFAAAAYAVGGLSHIFADMLSAPDLSTPIEPLWPFVRQSWGLDLIWYNSPWWNIGLLAVALTIHAAIAVAADPLDHPYRLGEA; the protein is encoded by the coding sequence ATGGTCGACGTGATGGGACACGTGGCGATGGGGTTGCTGTGGGCGATCCCGGCGTGGTTCGTCTGGACGGATCGCGCCAGCCTGGCGTTCATCGGGATCGCGGCCGTGGCCGCGCTGCTCCCGGACATCGACCTGTTTCTCAGTCAGTGGTTCCCGGCGGCGATCCACCACCACGGTATCACGCACACGGTCGTCGCGGTCCTCGGCGCGAGCGTCGTCGCCGGCGCGCTCACCGCCGTCGCGTTCGCCGGGCCGTTCGAGCGCTGGACCCGCGGCGAACGGTTCGACAGGACCAGCGCGTTCGTGTTCGCGGCCGCGGCGTACGCGGTGGGCGGGCTGAGCCACATCTTCGCGGACATGCTCTCGGCGCCGGACCTCTCCACGCCGATCGAACCGCTCTGGCCGTTCGTCCGGCAGTCGTGGGGACTCGACCTGATCTGGTACAACTCGCCGTGGTGGAACATCGGGCTCCTGGCCGTCGCGCTGACGATCCACGCGGCGATCGCCGTCGCCGCGGACCCGCTGGATCATCCCTATCGGCTCGGAGAGGCGTAG
- a CDS encoding trehalose-6-phosphate synthase has product MGYDERTERIGRTSEESRTCGEQSADGAVRVPERPRGGPGVTPEDGAWTDSGDDSRTAATEAAASFLDGRSPVVISNRQPYSHEYEDEEVVVNRPAGGLTAALDPVMQTVEGTWVAWGSGEADRVVADDDVVPVPPDDPSYDLRRVWLDEDQVDGYYYGYSNQALWPLSHSDTTRATYSQSDWECYRQVNELFAEAAVEESDGETPVLWFQDYHFGLAPRMARDRLDDAFIMQFWHLPWPGWDVFRACPQADELLDGLLANDMLGFHTEAYCQHFLDTVAALTDLDVDRESRSVRHGDRRTYVRPFGIGIDAASQAEAAATEEAEEFWETFTSGHGIDEDQRVAVGVDRLDYTKGLVERLEALEHFWETRPEWRGELTYVQKGAESRSRIPAYRKIQERVEAKVADVNARFGTTDWQPIVYTTEMLSEEELAGLYRGADLCLVTSLRDGMNLVSKEFAAAQLDEDGVLVLSELAGSSGELGEDALLVHPSDTPGVADAIESALTMPDDERAERMRALREQVLDADVFDWIARQFWTAERIEGARNQQESTLES; this is encoded by the coding sequence GTGGGATATGACGAACGCACCGAGCGGATCGGACGGACGAGCGAGGAGTCGCGGACGTGCGGAGAACAGAGCGCGGACGGCGCCGTTCGCGTCCCGGAGCGTCCGCGGGGGGGGCCGGGCGTGACGCCGGAAGACGGGGCCTGGACCGACAGCGGCGACGACTCCAGGACGGCGGCGACCGAAGCCGCGGCGTCGTTCCTGGACGGCCGCAGCCCGGTGGTGATCTCCAATCGCCAGCCCTACAGCCACGAGTACGAGGACGAGGAGGTCGTCGTCAACCGGCCCGCCGGCGGACTGACCGCCGCGCTCGACCCGGTGATGCAGACCGTCGAGGGCACCTGGGTCGCGTGGGGGAGCGGCGAGGCCGATCGGGTGGTCGCCGACGACGACGTCGTCCCCGTGCCGCCGGACGACCCCAGCTACGACCTGCGGCGGGTCTGGCTCGACGAGGACCAGGTCGACGGCTACTACTACGGCTACAGCAACCAGGCGCTGTGGCCGCTGAGCCACTCCGATACGACGCGAGCGACGTACTCCCAGTCGGACTGGGAGTGCTACCGGCAGGTCAACGAGCTGTTCGCCGAGGCCGCCGTCGAGGAGAGCGATGGCGAGACCCCGGTACTCTGGTTCCAGGACTACCACTTCGGGCTGGCGCCCCGGATGGCCCGCGATCGGCTGGACGACGCCTTCATCATGCAGTTCTGGCATCTTCCCTGGCCCGGCTGGGACGTGTTCCGCGCCTGCCCGCAGGCCGACGAGCTCCTCGACGGGCTGCTGGCCAACGACATGCTCGGCTTTCACACCGAGGCGTACTGCCAGCACTTCCTCGACACCGTCGCCGCGCTGACCGATCTCGACGTCGACCGGGAGAGCCGAAGCGTCCGCCACGGCGACCGGCGCACGTACGTCCGGCCGTTCGGCATCGGCATCGACGCCGCGTCCCAGGCCGAGGCCGCCGCAACCGAGGAAGCCGAGGAGTTCTGGGAGACGTTCACGAGCGGCCACGGCATCGACGAGGATCAGCGCGTCGCCGTCGGCGTCGACCGGCTGGACTACACCAAGGGCCTCGTCGAGCGCCTCGAAGCGCTCGAGCACTTCTGGGAGACGCGCCCCGAGTGGCGCGGCGAGCTCACCTACGTCCAGAAGGGCGCCGAGAGCCGGAGCCGGATCCCCGCCTACCGAAAGATCCAGGAGCGCGTCGAGGCGAAGGTCGCCGACGTCAACGCCCGGTTCGGGACGACCGACTGGCAGCCGATCGTCTACACCACCGAGATGCTCTCCGAGGAGGAACTGGCGGGGCTGTACCGCGGCGCGGATCTCTGTCTGGTCACGTCGCTGCGGGACGGGATGAACCTCGTCTCGAAGGAGTTCGCCGCCGCCCAGCTCGACGAGGACGGCGTGCTCGTACTCTCGGAGCTGGCCGGATCGAGCGGCGAGCTCGGCGAGGACGCCCTGCTGGTCCATCCCTCGGACACGCCGGGCGTCGCCGACGCGATCGAGTCGGCGCTGACGATGCCCGACGACGAGCGCGCCGAGCGGATGCGCGCGCTCCGCGAGCAGGTGCTCGACGCCGACGTGTTCGACTGGATCGCCCGCCAGTTCTGGACCGCCGAGCGGATCGAGGGCGCCCGGAACCAGCAGGAGTCGACGCTCGAATCCTGA
- a CDS encoding DUF192 domain-containing protein — MADTRATAAIGGLTALLLVGALAVQAGFVPTPWADQYGEATVTISDESGERLAVVQTEVADTNRERRIGLSKHDSLDDGHGMLFVHDSEGQHTYIMPNMSFGIDIVYVGSDKRINEIHEARKPGPNEDGGSMEYPGRGKYVLEVPKGYMADNNVTEGDRIEIEYHGNGS, encoded by the coding sequence ATGGCGGACACGCGCGCGACCGCGGCGATCGGCGGCCTGACCGCCCTCCTGCTCGTCGGCGCGCTCGCGGTACAGGCCGGGTTCGTCCCGACGCCGTGGGCCGACCAGTACGGCGAGGCGACGGTGACGATCAGCGACGAGAGCGGCGAGCGACTCGCGGTCGTCCAGACGGAGGTCGCGGACACGAACCGCGAGCGCCGGATCGGTCTGAGTAAGCACGACTCGCTCGACGACGGACACGGAATGCTGTTCGTCCACGACAGCGAGGGGCAGCACACGTACATAATGCCCAATATGTCGTTCGGCATTGACATCGTGTACGTCGGAAGCGACAAGCGGATCAATGAGATCCACGAGGCTCGAAAACCCGGCCCGAACGAGGACGGCGGCTCCATGGAGTATCCGGGTCGCGGCAAGTACGTCCTGGAGGTTCCGAAGGGGTACATGGCCGACAACAACGTCACCGAGGGCGACCGGATCGAGATCGAGTACCACGGCAACGGATCGTAA
- a CDS encoding DUF5789 family protein, with protein MANDSNADGGDSREMGVDFGELDEALEEKSYPVTTGELLDEHGDVELEYEGGRATLSELLEPMGDQEFDSKNDVQQAALNMVGDDAIGRKNYSDRTPPATGEDRQEEGAPGQDTGEGQESL; from the coding sequence ATGGCAAACGACAGCAACGCCGACGGGGGCGACAGCCGCGAGATGGGCGTCGATTTCGGCGAACTCGACGAGGCGCTCGAGGAGAAGTCCTACCCGGTGACGACCGGCGAACTGCTCGACGAGCACGGCGACGTCGAACTGGAGTACGAGGGAGGGCGGGCGACGCTTTCCGAACTGCTCGAACCGATGGGCGACCAGGAGTTCGACTCGAAGAACGACGTCCAGCAGGCCGCGCTCAACATGGTCGGCGACGACGCCATCGGGCGCAAGAACTACAGCGACCGGACGCCGCCGGCGACCGGCGAGGACCGGCAGGAGGAGGGCGCGCCGGGGCAGGACACCGGCGAGGGACAGGAGTCGCTGTAG
- a CDS encoding MoxR family ATPase, whose translation MSVSRSETIADRVIDEVLGAVVADRRLMETIMTGVLARGHVLLEDVPGTGKTLTARSLATALGLEFNRLQFTPDLLPADVTGSYVYDENSGSFEFNEGPIFANVVLADEINRSPPKTQAALLEAMEEGQVTVDGTTHELPEPFLVIATQNPVEQEGTFELPEAQRDRFTVKTSIGYPDAAGERELIDRRADRTAQAPTVDSVIDAEAVRALRQIPEQVTVEDELRDYVVAVCRETRADRRVDVGVSPRGVQRLFEAARARAAIEGREYVVPDDVLAVAEPVLAHRLVLTAETSVRDTSRRDVVRDVIDRVEVPAMTPPES comes from the coding sequence ATGTCAGTATCACGATCGGAAACGATCGCCGACCGGGTGATCGACGAGGTGCTGGGCGCCGTCGTCGCCGACCGCCGCCTGATGGAGACGATCATGACGGGCGTGCTCGCGCGGGGGCACGTCCTGCTGGAGGACGTCCCGGGCACCGGGAAGACGCTGACCGCCCGGAGCCTCGCGACCGCGCTCGGCCTGGAGTTCAACCGGCTCCAGTTCACGCCGGATCTGCTGCCCGCGGACGTGACCGGCTCGTACGTGTACGACGAGAACTCCGGCAGCTTCGAGTTCAACGAGGGGCCGATCTTCGCGAACGTCGTGCTCGCCGACGAGATCAACCGCTCGCCGCCCAAGACCCAGGCCGCGCTGCTGGAAGCCATGGAGGAAGGTCAGGTCACCGTCGACGGAACGACCCACGAGCTTCCAGAGCCGTTCCTGGTGATCGCGACCCAGAACCCCGTCGAGCAGGAGGGGACCTTCGAGCTGCCGGAGGCCCAGCGCGACCGCTTCACGGTCAAGACGTCGATCGGCTACCCCGACGCGGCCGGCGAGCGGGAGCTGATCGACCGGCGCGCCGATCGCACGGCGCAGGCGCCGACGGTCGATTCGGTGATCGACGCGGAGGCCGTTCGCGCGCTGCGGCAGATCCCCGAGCAGGTCACCGTCGAGGACGAACTGCGGGACTACGTCGTCGCGGTCTGTCGGGAGACCCGAGCCGATCGTCGCGTCGACGTCGGCGTCTCGCCGCGGGGCGTCCAGCGGCTGTTCGAGGCCGCCCGCGCCCGCGCCGCGATCGAGGGCCGCGAGTACGTCGTCCCCGACGACGTGCTGGCCGTCGCCGAGCCCGTGCTGGCCCACCGGCTCGTGCTGACGGCCGAGACGTCGGTGAGAGACACCTCGAGAAGAGACGTCGTCCGCGACGTGATCGATCGGGTGGAAGTGCCGGCGATGACGCCGCCGGAAAGCTAA
- a CDS encoding DUF6757 family protein, with protein sequence MQCHYCDDDATVAAESDGIKVGLCEMHFQERLEELAESDAFDDLREQIDVDHRE encoded by the coding sequence ATGCAGTGTCATTACTGCGACGACGACGCCACCGTCGCCGCCGAATCCGACGGTATCAAAGTGGGCCTCTGCGAGATGCACTTTCAGGAGCGCCTCGAGGAGCTCGCGGAATCCGACGCCTTCGACGACCTTCGAGAGCAGATCGACGTCGATCACCGGGAGTGA
- a CDS encoding DUF7538 family protein has protein sequence MGDHVDALAEREGWRAEDFAARVHYQGAGDAYSIEFYEPSECVLYWKVKDDGETAVPVARETVPGPLRERIREDLAAAGIDADVERREL, from the coding sequence ATGGGCGATCACGTCGACGCGCTCGCCGAGCGGGAGGGGTGGCGCGCCGAGGACTTCGCGGCTCGCGTTCACTATCAGGGCGCCGGCGACGCCTACAGCATCGAGTTCTACGAGCCCAGCGAGTGCGTGCTCTACTGGAAAGTCAAGGACGACGGCGAGACGGCCGTGCCGGTCGCCCGGGAGACGGTGCCCGGGCCGCTCCGGGAGCGCATCCGCGAGGATCTGGCGGCCGCGGGGATCGACGCCGACGTCGAACGGCGCGAGCTCTGA
- a CDS encoding DUF5790 family protein: protein MSQSTLDDDELFGEAASEMRKDVEASLDDARAALPDSDEVWDAEADNVLGVLNALRSALDVEDAADELHDAKKWFTMGQRADAFDDADDLEESIEEIEETIETIEDAHEQVGDLTATIPDLRGTLDEAAEAIEDDGADADADADADADAEEAEAE from the coding sequence ATGAGCCAGTCGACGCTCGACGACGACGAACTGTTCGGCGAGGCCGCAAGCGAGATGCGCAAGGACGTCGAGGCGTCGCTCGACGACGCCCGGGCCGCGCTCCCCGACAGCGACGAAGTCTGGGACGCGGAGGCCGACAACGTGCTCGGCGTGCTCAACGCGCTGCGCTCGGCGCTCGACGTCGAGGACGCCGCCGACGAGCTGCACGACGCCAAGAAGTGGTTCACGATGGGCCAGCGCGCCGACGCGTTCGACGACGCCGACGACCTCGAAGAATCGATCGAGGAGATCGAGGAGACGATCGAGACGATCGAGGACGCCCACGAGCAGGTCGGCGATCTCACCGCGACGATCCCGGACCTCCGGGGAACACTCGACGAGGCCGCCGAGGCGATCGAAGACGACGGTGCGGATGCGGACGCCGACGCCGATGCGGACGCCGACGCCGAGGAAGCCGAAGCGGAGTAG
- a CDS encoding phosphatase PAP2 family protein → MNLLEILVIVALVSGTATGALLWTCVGRTRLAETLRSAAERRRRFREVLPYLAALVAVLLINKGLLQYSRQTSFYLGIKLTGTIIEIEGAFVSWVQQLFPAGAVLYFSAIYVFGYVVLLIFPILAYFFTDRLRYLKVLLTAYAINYGAGVVCYTVFVAYGPRNSIPQDAAPLMYDQFPAVMTLTSMINYSSNVFPSLHTSMALTAMILAMMSREEFPNWTPIASVLAVSVMIATMYLGIHWLTDVIAGIVLGAGAVYAADRIVDRTEKILVRRRKQSQSPNWSD, encoded by the coding sequence ATGAATCTGCTGGAGATTCTGGTCATCGTCGCGCTGGTGTCCGGAACGGCCACCGGCGCCCTCCTGTGGACCTGCGTGGGTCGCACGCGTCTCGCGGAGACGCTGCGATCCGCCGCCGAGCGGCGGCGACGCTTTCGCGAGGTGCTTCCCTATCTCGCCGCCCTCGTCGCCGTGCTGTTGATCAACAAGGGACTGCTGCAGTACAGCCGCCAGACATCGTTCTACCTCGGAATCAAGCTCACCGGAACGATCATCGAGATCGAAGGTGCGTTCGTATCGTGGGTACAGCAGCTGTTCCCGGCGGGTGCAGTGCTTTACTTCTCGGCCATCTACGTGTTCGGCTACGTCGTGTTGCTGATCTTTCCGATCCTCGCGTACTTCTTCACCGATCGTCTGCGGTACCTGAAAGTGCTGCTGACCGCGTACGCGATCAACTACGGCGCCGGCGTCGTGTGTTACACGGTCTTCGTCGCCTACGGGCCCCGGAACTCGATCCCCCAGGACGCCGCCCCGCTGATGTACGATCAGTTTCCGGCGGTGATGACGCTGACGTCGATGATCAACTACAGCTCGAACGTGTTCCCGTCGCTGCACACCTCGATGGCGCTGACGGCGATGATACTCGCGATGATGAGCCGCGAGGAGTTCCCCAACTGGACGCCGATCGCGTCGGTGCTGGCAGTCAGCGTGATGATCGCGACGATGTATCTGGGCATCCACTGGCTCACCGACGTGATCGCGGGCATCGTGCTCGGCGCGGGCGCCGTGTACGCCGCCGATCGCATCGTCGATCGCACCGAAAAGATCCTCGTCCGGCGTCGCAAGCAGTCCCAGTCGCCCAACTGGTCCGACTGA
- a CDS encoding creatininase family protein codes for MHLSERTWTDAADAETELAILPIGSTEQHGPHAPLGTDVLTAEAVAEAGVERYDGEVVVAPAIPVGVAEEHRQFSGTLWVSEETFRSYVRETVASLAEHGWDRVVLVNGHGGNVGALREVAGRIVRRDDAYAVPFTWFDAVGDHSADMGHGGPLETAVLRAVAPELVREDRIEEAREDASDGWGEWVSGVNLAFDSAEFTENGVVGDPGEGDAERGEELLELAADALAALLDAVAERDVERPDDRR; via the coding sequence ATGCACCTCAGCGAACGGACCTGGACGGACGCCGCCGACGCCGAGACGGAGCTGGCCATCCTGCCGATCGGCAGCACCGAGCAGCACGGCCCCCACGCCCCGCTGGGGACGGACGTCCTGACGGCCGAGGCGGTCGCCGAGGCGGGCGTCGAGCGCTACGACGGCGAGGTCGTCGTCGCGCCGGCGATCCCGGTCGGTGTCGCCGAGGAACACCGCCAGTTCTCCGGCACCCTGTGGGTCAGCGAGGAGACGTTCCGATCGTACGTCCGCGAGACGGTCGCCAGCCTCGCCGAGCACGGCTGGGACCGGGTCGTGCTGGTCAACGGCCACGGCGGCAACGTCGGCGCGCTGCGCGAGGTCGCAGGCCGGATCGTCCGCCGCGACGACGCCTACGCGGTCCCCTTCACCTGGTTCGACGCGGTCGGCGACCACTCGGCGGACATGGGTCACGGCGGCCCGCTGGAGACCGCGGTGCTGCGCGCCGTGGCGCCCGAACTCGTCCGCGAGGATCGGATCGAGGAGGCCCGCGAGGACGCCAGCGACGGCTGGGGCGAGTGGGTCAGCGGCGTCAACCTCGCGTTCGACTCCGCGGAGTTCACGGAGAACGGCGTCGTCGGCGACCCGGGTGAAGGAGACGCGGAGCGCGGCGAAGAACTGCTCGAGTTGGCGGCCGACGCGCTGGCGGCGCTGCTCGACGCCGTCGCGGAGCGCGACGTGGAGCGGCCCGACGATCGGCGGTAG
- the otsB gene encoding trehalose-phosphatase, protein MAPHDADDRSATDHPVLDPVLDDLAERLARADGLLFLSDFDGTLAPIVEDPAAAAPLDGVPESLRELRDADRVAVGLVSGRALADLRERAGVSGVHFAGNHGLELQEPADADASAASGGEERPDADVEIHPAAESAADAIGSVADDVASRLDEIDGARVEDKRVTATVHYRGVDDDAVPAVERAVSEAVDDVDAELRITSGKKIFEIRPDVDWDKGAAVEWLRDRLVPKSENWLAIYVGDDVTDEDAFRTLEEGRGIAVGREETEADHVIPDPEAARALTRWVAGAGRRHLVGDGGEN, encoded by the coding sequence ATGGCACCTCACGACGCCGACGACCGATCGGCGACCGACCACCCCGTGCTCGACCCCGTCCTCGACGATCTCGCGGAGCGACTGGCGCGCGCGGACGGCCTGCTCTTTCTCTCGGACTTCGATGGCACACTCGCGCCGATCGTCGAGGACCCCGCCGCGGCGGCGCCGCTCGACGGCGTCCCCGAGAGCCTGCGCGAGCTTCGGGACGCCGACCGGGTCGCCGTCGGGCTGGTCAGCGGTCGCGCGCTGGCCGACCTCCGCGAACGCGCCGGCGTCTCCGGCGTCCACTTCGCCGGCAACCACGGGCTGGAACTGCAGGAGCCGGCGGACGCCGATGCGTCAGCGGCGTCCGGCGGCGAGGAGCGTCCGGACGCCGACGTCGAGATTCACCCCGCGGCCGAGTCTGCGGCCGACGCCATCGGGTCGGTGGCCGACGACGTGGCGTCGCGCCTGGACGAGATCGACGGCGCCCGCGTCGAGGACAAGCGCGTCACCGCGACGGTCCACTACCGCGGCGTCGACGACGACGCCGTTCCGGCGGTCGAGCGGGCGGTCAGCGAGGCCGTCGACGACGTCGACGCCGAACTGCGAATCACGTCCGGAAAGAAAATCTTCGAGATCCGGCCGGACGTCGACTGGGACAAGGGCGCGGCCGTCGAGTGGCTGCGCGACCGACTCGTCCCGAAGAGCGAGAACTGGCTCGCGATCTACGTCGGCGACGACGTCACCGACGAGGACGCGTTCCGGACGCTGGAGGAAGGACGGGGGATCGCGGTCGGGCGCGAGGAGACCGAGGCGGACCACGTGATCCCCGACCCCGAGGCGGCCCGCGCGCTGACGCGGTGGGTCGCCGGGGCGGGGCGGCGTCACCTCGTGGGCGACGGCGGAGAAAACTGA